The following are from one region of the Bradyrhizobium sediminis genome:
- a CDS encoding TRAP transporter large permease, with product MLLLLGAFLILMLVGLPVALAMATSSLLYILVTGITPDVTLAQRMIAGVESFPLLAVPFFILAGNLMNIAGVTGRIYKFAVALVGWMRGGLGHVNIIGSVIFSGMSGTAIADAAGLGTIEIKAMKDHGYSTEFSVGVTAASATLGPIIPPSLPFVIYGMMANVSIGALFLGGVIPGVMMTLFMMVTVAYFAHKNGWGSDSPFSWPQLGSAATEIAIVVSFPLAVWLLTVAGVSTNVSIGVGLAVLLLIDWYFDFSAVMALMAPVILIGGMTLGWFTPTEAAVAAVIWSLFLGLVRYRTMTLQTVAKATFDTIETTASVLFIVTAASIFAWLLTVSQAAQIMTDAILGLTQNKWVFLLLANILILVVGCFIDTIAAITILVPILLPIVLKLGIDPIHFGLIMTLNLMIGLLHPPLGMVLFVLARVARLSVERTTMAILPWLVPLLLALAAITYIPDLTLWLPKYMGLAK from the coding sequence ATGCTGCTTCTGCTCGGGGCGTTTCTGATATTGATGCTGGTCGGCCTTCCGGTCGCGTTGGCGATGGCGACGTCGTCGCTGCTGTACATTCTCGTTACGGGCATAACGCCAGATGTGACGCTGGCGCAGCGCATGATCGCCGGCGTCGAGAGCTTTCCGTTGCTGGCCGTGCCGTTCTTCATTCTTGCCGGCAACCTCATGAACATCGCCGGAGTAACCGGCCGCATCTACAAGTTTGCGGTTGCGCTGGTGGGCTGGATGCGCGGCGGTCTCGGCCACGTCAACATCATCGGATCGGTGATCTTTTCAGGCATGTCGGGCACCGCGATCGCGGACGCCGCGGGCCTCGGCACCATCGAAATCAAGGCGATGAAGGATCACGGCTACTCCACGGAGTTTTCCGTCGGTGTAACGGCCGCCTCGGCGACGCTGGGCCCGATCATTCCGCCGTCGCTGCCGTTCGTGATCTACGGCATGATGGCGAACGTCTCGATCGGCGCGCTGTTCCTCGGGGGCGTCATTCCCGGCGTCATGATGACGCTGTTCATGATGGTGACGGTTGCGTATTTCGCTCACAAGAACGGCTGGGGCAGCGACTCGCCGTTCTCGTGGCCGCAGCTCGGATCGGCGGCTACCGAGATCGCGATCGTCGTCAGCTTTCCGCTCGCGGTCTGGCTGCTGACCGTCGCCGGGGTTTCGACCAACGTCTCGATCGGTGTCGGGCTCGCGGTGTTGCTGCTGATCGACTGGTATTTCGATTTCTCCGCCGTGATGGCGCTGATGGCGCCGGTCATCCTGATCGGCGGCATGACGCTCGGCTGGTTCACGCCGACGGAGGCTGCGGTCGCAGCCGTGATCTGGTCGCTGTTTCTCGGGCTGGTGCGCTATCGCACCATGACCCTGCAGACGGTCGCCAAGGCCACGTTCGACACCATCGAGACGACGGCATCGGTCCTGTTCATCGTCACGGCGGCCTCGATCTTTGCCTGGCTTCTGACCGTCTCGCAGGCCGCGCAGATCATGACCGATGCGATACTCGGACTGACGCAGAACAAATGGGTGTTCCTGCTGCTCGCCAACATTCTCATCCTGGTCGTCGGATGTTTCATCGACACCATCGCGGCGATCACCATCCTGGTTCCCATCCTGCTGCCGATCGTCCTCAAGCTCGGCATCGATCCGATCCATTTCGGTTTGATCATGACGCTGAACCTGATGATCGGCCTGCTGCACCCGCCGCTCGGCATGGTGTTGTTCGTGCTTGCGCGCGTCGCCAGGCTCTCGGTAGAGCGCACGACGATGGCGATCCTGCCGTGGCTGGTGCCGCTGCTGCTGGCGCTGGCCGCCATCACCTATATCCCGGACCTGACGCTTTGGTTGCCGAAATACATGGGGCTTGCAAAATGA
- a CDS encoding TRAP transporter small permease, which translates to MSTAEVHKQITADEIAHTFEEEAIPKVDLGQYAIEDWLALAIFWIMALCVFLQFFTRYVLNDSYAWTEEIATYCLIGVVFLGSAMCVRLSRHIQVDLLFRYLPRLPARALSTAIDLIRIAFFGYAIKLVWLFIQVVADERMTTIKLPKGFVYYIVLLGFVMMFARSIQIAVDNWRRGYSILERPGAFDGTEG; encoded by the coding sequence ATGTCGACGGCCGAAGTGCACAAGCAGATTACGGCAGACGAGATAGCCCATACCTTCGAGGAAGAGGCGATACCCAAGGTCGATCTTGGGCAATATGCCATCGAGGACTGGCTGGCGCTGGCGATCTTCTGGATCATGGCGCTCTGCGTCTTTCTGCAGTTCTTCACCCGCTATGTTCTCAACGACAGCTACGCCTGGACCGAGGAGATCGCGACCTATTGCCTGATCGGCGTGGTCTTTCTCGGCTCGGCCATGTGCGTGCGCCTGTCGCGGCATATCCAGGTCGACCTCTTGTTCCGCTATTTGCCGCGGCTGCCGGCGCGCGCTCTCTCGACCGCAATCGACCTGATCCGGATCGCCTTCTTCGGGTATGCGATCAAGCTGGTCTGGCTGTTCATCCAGGTCGTTGCCGACGAGCGGATGACGACGATCAAGTTACCGAAGGGCTTCGTCTACTACATCGTGCTGCTCGGCTTCGTGATGATGTTTGCGCGATCGATCCAGATCGCCGTCGACAACTGGCGGCGCGGTTACTCGATCCTGGAGCGCCCCGGTGCATTCGACGGAACGGAAGGGTGA
- a CDS encoding sialic acid TRAP transporter substrate-binding protein SiaP, whose product MAQTKLKWAHVYETSEPFHTASVWAAQEIGKRTSGRYQIDVYPASQLGKETDINQGLSLGSVDIIISGSSFAAKSFPPIGVTYYPYTFRDADHLLAYTKSDVFKELTKGYEDKSGHHIVAVTYYGVRHTSSNRAIKTCADMKGLKMRVPDVPAYLAMPRACGANTAPIAFAEVYLALQNGTVEAQENPLTTIEAKKFYEVQKHIVLTGHIVDHLNTVVAGGLWKKLSDEDRRIFTDVAQEAAAKATQEIKEKEAKLVDFFKQKGLTVTEIDKNEFRDTVIKTTSFESFDYRKSDWDRIQAIK is encoded by the coding sequence ATGGCCCAGACCAAACTGAAATGGGCCCACGTCTACGAGACGTCGGAGCCGTTCCACACCGCTTCGGTATGGGCCGCGCAGGAGATCGGCAAGCGGACCAGCGGACGCTATCAGATCGACGTCTATCCGGCCTCACAGCTCGGCAAGGAAACCGACATCAATCAGGGTCTGTCGCTTGGCTCGGTCGATATCATCATTTCCGGCTCGAGCTTCGCGGCAAAGAGTTTCCCGCCGATCGGCGTCACCTATTATCCCTACACCTTCCGCGACGCGGATCATCTTCTGGCCTACACCAAGAGCGACGTCTTCAAGGAGCTTACGAAGGGCTATGAGGACAAGAGCGGCCATCACATCGTGGCGGTCACCTATTACGGCGTGCGCCACACCTCGTCGAACCGCGCGATCAAGACCTGCGCCGACATGAAGGGTCTCAAGATGCGGGTGCCGGATGTTCCGGCCTATCTGGCGATGCCGCGCGCCTGCGGCGCCAACACCGCCCCGATCGCTTTTGCCGAGGTCTATCTCGCCCTGCAGAACGGCACCGTGGAAGCCCAGGAAAATCCGCTCACCACCATCGAGGCGAAGAAATTCTACGAAGTCCAGAAGCACATCGTGCTGACCGGCCATATCGTCGACCACCTCAATACCGTGGTTGCGGGCGGCCTGTGGAAGAAGCTCTCCGACGAGGACCGCAGGATCTTCACCGACGTCGCGCAGGAGGCGGCGGCGAAGGCAACGCAGGAGATCAAGGAGAAGGAGGCCAAACTGGTCGATTTCTTCAAGCAGAAAGGCCTCACCGTCACCGAGATCGACAAGAACGAGTTTCGCGACACGGTGATCAAGACGACGAGCTTCGAGAGCTTCGATTACCGCAAATCCGACTGGGATCGGATCCAGGCCATCAAGTAA
- a CDS encoding FadR/GntR family transcriptional regulator: MPLEAVEARRLYRQIADQLRALIDSGEYAVGSRLPTERDLAEQLKVSRPTVREALIALEVEGRVRIRVGSGIYVIEPAALASPLPASATIEGPFEVLRAREFIEGAIAEQAARVARPEDIERIDASLTAMATVPHPGEGSMIHDRAFHVAVTGCLDNAVLVRVVGELFDQRLNPYFAKLAHYFENPESWRAALAEHHAIRDAIAAHDPEAARIAMRRHLARSQERFAQSFGAETASPSRASIGSG; this comes from the coding sequence GTGCCGCTCGAAGCCGTGGAGGCGCGGCGCCTCTATCGCCAGATTGCCGATCAACTGCGCGCTCTCATCGACAGCGGTGAATACGCCGTCGGGAGCCGGCTGCCGACCGAACGGGATCTCGCCGAACAGTTGAAGGTGTCGCGGCCGACGGTGCGCGAAGCGCTGATTGCGCTGGAAGTCGAGGGCAGGGTTCGCATCCGTGTCGGCTCAGGGATTTATGTCATCGAACCGGCGGCACTCGCTTCACCTTTGCCGGCGTCCGCCACCATCGAAGGGCCGTTCGAAGTATTGCGGGCCCGCGAATTCATCGAAGGTGCGATCGCCGAGCAGGCTGCGCGGGTGGCCAGACCTGAGGATATCGAGCGTATCGACGCCTCGCTGACGGCGATGGCGACGGTGCCGCATCCCGGCGAAGGATCGATGATCCATGATCGCGCTTTCCATGTTGCGGTGACGGGATGCCTCGACAACGCAGTGCTGGTCCGCGTCGTCGGCGAACTGTTCGACCAGCGCCTCAATCCCTACTTCGCCAAACTGGCGCACTATTTCGAGAATCCGGAGTCGTGGCGGGCCGCGCTCGCCGAGCATCACGCGATCCGCGACGCCATTGCGGCACACGATCCCGAGGCCGCGCGGATCGCGATGCGCCGCCATCTGGCTCGTTCGCAGGAACGATTTGCCCAGAGTTTCGGGGCGGAGACTGCCTCCCCATCGCGCGCTTCAATCGGGAGCGGCTGA
- a CDS encoding mannitol dehydrogenase family protein encodes MRLSNASLDRLPGHVRRPGYDRARVTPGIVHLGVGAFHRAHQAVFIDDLLAGGATNWGIVGASLRNSDTHDALAPQDGLYTVAIQSGAATEHRVVGSIIKTEVAKANPARLIARMADPATRIVSLTITEKGYCHTPQTGELNERHPDIVHDLENPDAPRSAAGFIVAALSRRKASGAAPFTVLCCDNLPANGHTVGRIVKRFAALKSPELGNWIAGEVAFPSTMVDRIVPETTDADRADVSVALGMADAWPVVTEPFTQWIVEDRFPAGRPDFAAAGVQLVADVTPFEQMKLRLLNGSHSALAYLGYLAGYETIAATMADSRFAAYARQLMEEAAVTLTVPAGTDLSAYSATLLERFSNPALHHHNAQIAMDGSQKLPQRLLGTLRDRLMLGLPIETHALAVAGWMRYVTGVDELGREIDVRDPIAPELAAAARMAGPVADRLAPALLDVSPVFGTLGADPRVRKAVTDALARLHDLGASRAVQA; translated from the coding sequence TTGCGCCTCTCGAACGCCAGCCTCGACCGCCTACCAGGCCATGTCCGCCGCCCCGGCTATGACCGCGCGCGGGTCACGCCTGGCATCGTCCATCTGGGCGTGGGCGCCTTCCATCGGGCCCACCAGGCTGTGTTCATCGACGACCTTCTTGCCGGCGGGGCGACCAATTGGGGAATCGTCGGCGCCAGCCTGAGAAATTCAGACACGCACGACGCGCTCGCCCCGCAGGACGGCCTCTACACGGTCGCGATCCAATCCGGCGCGGCCACCGAGCACCGGGTGGTCGGCTCGATCATCAAGACCGAGGTCGCCAAGGCGAACCCCGCGCGCTTGATCGCACGCATGGCCGATCCGGCGACGCGGATCGTGTCGCTCACCATCACCGAGAAAGGATACTGCCACACGCCGCAAACCGGCGAACTGAACGAACGCCATCCCGATATCGTTCACGACCTGGAAAATCCAGATGCGCCGCGGTCGGCCGCCGGATTCATCGTCGCCGCGCTTTCGCGCAGGAAGGCTTCAGGCGCAGCGCCGTTCACCGTGCTGTGCTGCGACAACCTCCCGGCCAACGGCCATACCGTCGGGCGAATTGTGAAGCGGTTCGCCGCCTTGAAGTCGCCGGAACTCGGCAATTGGATTGCCGGCGAGGTCGCCTTCCCTTCAACCATGGTTGACCGGATCGTGCCCGAGACGACCGACGCCGACCGCGCCGACGTCTCCGTTGCGCTTGGCATGGCCGACGCGTGGCCGGTGGTCACGGAACCCTTTACACAATGGATCGTCGAAGACCGCTTTCCGGCCGGCCGGCCGGATTTCGCGGCCGCCGGCGTGCAGCTCGTCGCAGACGTCACGCCGTTCGAGCAGATGAAGCTGCGGCTGCTCAACGGCAGTCACTCGGCGCTGGCCTATCTCGGCTATCTCGCGGGCTACGAGACCATCGCTGCCACCATGGCCGACAGTCGTTTCGCGGCCTATGCCCGACAATTGATGGAAGAAGCGGCGGTGACGCTGACGGTACCGGCCGGAACCGATCTTTCGGCATACAGTGCAACGCTCCTGGAGCGCTTTTCGAATCCAGCCCTGCATCATCATAACGCGCAGATTGCGATGGATGGATCGCAGAAGCTTCCGCAGCGACTGCTCGGAACGTTGCGCGACCGCTTGATGCTGGGCCTGCCGATCGAGACGCATGCACTCGCGGTGGCGGGCTGGATGCGCTACGTCACGGGCGTGGACGAACTAGGGCGGGAGATAGATGTGCGCGACCCGATTGCGCCGGAACTGGCGGCCGCAGCAAGGATGGCCGGTCCGGTTGCAGACCGGCTGGCCCCCGCGCTGCTGGACGTCAGCCCGGTGTTCGGCACGCTGGGAGCCGATCCGCGCGTGCGCAAGGCAGTCACCGATGCACTCGCACGGCTCCACGATTTGGGTGCATCGCGGGCCGTGCAGGCATGA
- a CDS encoding efflux RND transporter periplasmic adaptor subunit, translating to MNKQLGTAATEGKEALPPPPGEQPVRQPPAPRRFARHGIVIAIAVLLLLAAAGGAWWSIGSGDTVRYETAPVTTGRIARGVNATGTVNPELTIIVGTYVSGVIQELHCDYNTEVKRGQICARIDGRPYQSIVDQARANLAVARAQLEKDKASLEYAKLAFDRMASLVKTNAVSKDAYDNAHSTYDQAVAQITFDEATIQQRQAVLDAAQVNLDYTKIISPVDGTVVSRNVTIGQTVAASFQTPTLFLIATDLTKMQVDANVSESDIGGIKQGNKATFTVDAYPKRAFDGTVTQVRQSPQTVQNVVTYDVVVSVNNSDLALKPGLTAATRILIDQRNDVLRIPNQALRYVPAGKVLRETGPARVWVLRDGVLTPVQVTTGLDDDELTEVVKGDLKPGDKVIVGEVRNNSGSTRSGVPRPRL from the coding sequence ATGAACAAGCAGCTCGGCACTGCTGCAACCGAAGGCAAGGAAGCTTTGCCGCCTCCGCCGGGTGAACAGCCGGTGAGGCAACCGCCGGCGCCACGACGCTTCGCCCGGCACGGCATCGTCATTGCGATCGCAGTGCTGCTGCTGCTTGCTGCTGCCGGCGGCGCCTGGTGGTCGATCGGCAGCGGCGACACGGTCCGGTACGAGACGGCGCCGGTGACGACCGGCAGGATCGCCCGCGGCGTCAATGCCACCGGCACGGTCAATCCGGAACTGACGATCATCGTCGGAACCTATGTCTCCGGCGTCATCCAGGAATTGCACTGCGATTACAACACCGAAGTGAAGCGCGGACAAATCTGCGCCAGGATCGACGGACGCCCGTACCAGAGCATTGTCGATCAGGCGAGGGCCAATCTCGCCGTCGCACGAGCCCAGCTGGAGAAGGACAAGGCATCGCTGGAATACGCCAAGCTGGCGTTCGATCGCATGGCGTCGCTGGTCAAGACCAATGCCGTATCGAAGGATGCCTACGACAACGCCCACAGCACATACGACCAGGCCGTCGCCCAGATCACATTTGACGAAGCCACGATTCAGCAGCGTCAGGCTGTGCTCGACGCGGCGCAGGTCAATCTCGATTACACCAAAATCATCTCGCCGGTGGATGGCACCGTGGTTTCGCGCAACGTCACGATCGGACAGACCGTCGCAGCCAGTTTCCAGACTCCCACCCTGTTCCTGATCGCAACCGACCTGACCAAAATGCAGGTCGACGCCAATGTCAGCGAAAGCGACATCGGCGGCATCAAGCAGGGCAACAAGGCAACGTTCACCGTCGACGCCTATCCCAAACGTGCATTCGACGGCACCGTGACCCAGGTTCGTCAGTCCCCGCAAACCGTGCAGAACGTCGTCACCTACGACGTCGTGGTCAGCGTCAATAATTCGGATCTGGCACTCAAGCCGGGCCTGACTGCCGCAACGCGGATCCTGATCGATCAGCGCAATGACGTGCTCCGCATTCCCAATCAGGCGTTGCGTTATGTCCCGGCTGGAAAAGTTCTGCGCGAGACGGGACCGGCGCGTGTCTGGGTGCTCCGCGACGGGGTTCTGACGCCGGTTCAGGTGACCACCGGTCTCGACGACGACGAATTGACCGAGGTGGTCAAGGGCGACCTCAAGCCGGGCGACAAGGTGATCGTCGGCGAAGTGCGCAATAATTCGGGCAGCACGCGTTCCGGCGTGCCGCGACCGCGACTCTGA
- a CDS encoding ABC transporter permease codes for MAEPVIRIEGVSRTYHVGDIDVHALREVSLTVERGEFIAIMGASGSGKSTLMSILGCLDRPSGGHYWFEGIDVAQLAEPDLAGLRSERLGFVFQSFNLLPRTSAIDNVALPLLYAMSAQGHARVRFERARTVLDQLGLRDRERNTPGQLSGGQQQRVAIARALINRPSLLLADEPTGNLDTGNSHEIMQTLSSLNREQGVTIIVVTHESDVAAFADRVLTMRDGQIISDVKKSRPVTASGPEGAAGAAAAKPALPSPAAAPPSYAGSSGASWPFAWMVMTAAAEAIWRNKMRSALTMLGVFIGVAALIVMVSVGQGANEAVRKEIARLGTNLVVIVPGAATRGGARGGFGSASTLTVADVRAILQEATAVGEVGYLIRQSGQIRFASQNWTTGIQGVSFNYPPMTNWRIASGRAITAEDERSAGLVVVLGETVRRELFGASQNPIGALVQVKGVSLRVIGVLESKGQTSFGQDQDDLIMVPFTTAERKIIGVAAPSQQTPINWIYPTPPNPYGLQPRLTGFVNQIYVQAVDQNAIQAAINQSTDILARRHRVRPGTPNDFSVRNLSQIAETAEGSSRIMALLLAAVASISLVVGGIGIMNILLVSVTERTREIGLRMAIGARRLHVLLQFLAEAVFISVSGGIVGIVIGAALSVAVSAITGWPAPISMTAIAGGFLFSAAVGIFFGYYPARKAARLDPIEALRYE; via the coding sequence ATGGCGGAGCCGGTCATCAGGATCGAAGGGGTGTCGCGGACATATCATGTCGGCGATATCGACGTTCATGCGCTTCGCGAGGTCAGCCTGACGGTCGAACGTGGCGAGTTCATCGCCATCATGGGCGCTTCCGGATCGGGCAAGTCGACGCTGATGTCGATCCTCGGCTGCCTCGACCGGCCGAGCGGCGGCCATTACTGGTTCGAAGGCATCGACGTGGCGCAGCTTGCCGAGCCCGACCTCGCGGGCCTGCGCAGCGAGCGGCTGGGTTTCGTATTCCAGAGCTTCAACCTGCTGCCGCGCACCAGCGCCATCGACAACGTCGCCCTGCCGCTGCTGTATGCGATGTCCGCCCAGGGCCATGCGCGGGTGCGCTTCGAGCGGGCGCGCACGGTGCTGGACCAGCTCGGGCTGCGCGACCGCGAGCGCAACACGCCCGGCCAGCTCTCCGGCGGGCAGCAGCAGCGCGTCGCCATCGCGCGGGCGCTGATCAACCGGCCGAGCCTGCTGCTGGCGGACGAGCCGACCGGCAATCTCGATACCGGCAATTCCCATGAGATCATGCAGACGCTGAGTTCGCTCAACCGCGAACAGGGCGTCACCATCATCGTGGTGACCCACGAGTCCGACGTTGCTGCTTTTGCGGATCGCGTGCTGACCATGCGCGACGGCCAGATCATCTCGGACGTGAAGAAGTCGAGGCCGGTGACGGCGTCCGGGCCAGAAGGCGCTGCCGGAGCGGCTGCGGCGAAACCGGCGCTGCCCTCCCCGGCCGCGGCGCCGCCATCCTATGCCGGATCGTCCGGCGCATCATGGCCGTTCGCCTGGATGGTGATGACGGCGGCGGCGGAAGCGATCTGGCGCAACAAGATGCGCTCGGCGCTGACCATGCTCGGGGTCTTCATCGGCGTCGCCGCCCTGATCGTGATGGTGTCGGTCGGCCAGGGCGCCAACGAGGCCGTGCGCAAGGAGATCGCACGACTTGGCACCAACCTCGTGGTGATCGTGCCGGGCGCCGCCACTCGCGGAGGTGCCCGCGGCGGATTCGGAAGCGCATCGACACTGACAGTTGCCGACGTCCGCGCGATCCTGCAGGAAGCGACCGCCGTCGGCGAGGTGGGTTATCTGATCCGCCAGTCCGGCCAGATCCGGTTTGCCAGCCAGAACTGGACCACCGGCATTCAGGGCGTGAGCTTCAACTACCCTCCGATGACGAACTGGCGGATCGCCTCCGGGCGGGCGATCACGGCAGAGGACGAGCGAAGCGCCGGGCTTGTCGTCGTCCTTGGAGAGACCGTGCGCCGGGAATTGTTCGGCGCCTCCCAGAACCCGATCGGCGCCCTGGTTCAGGTCAAGGGCGTCTCGCTGCGGGTGATCGGGGTTCTCGAATCAAAGGGACAGACATCCTTTGGACAGGACCAGGACGATCTGATCATGGTTCCGTTCACGACCGCCGAGCGCAAGATCATCGGCGTTGCGGCGCCGAGCCAGCAAACGCCCATCAACTGGATTTATCCGACGCCGCCCAATCCTTACGGGCTGCAACCGCGCCTGACCGGATTTGTGAATCAGATCTACGTCCAGGCGGTGGACCAGAACGCCATTCAGGCAGCCATCAACCAGTCCACCGACATCCTGGCGCGCCGCCACCGCGTCCGGCCAGGCACGCCGAATGATTTCTCGGTCCGCAATCTCAGCCAGATCGCCGAGACCGCCGAGGGCAGTAGCCGCATCATGGCGCTCCTGCTGGCGGCGGTGGCGTCGATATCGCTTGTCGTCGGCGGCATCGGCATCATGAACATCCTGCTGGTGTCGGTGACGGAGCGAACCCGTGAAATCGGGCTGCGGATGGCGATCGGGGCCCGCCGGCTGCACGTGCTGCTGCAGTTTCTGGCCGAGGCGGTATTCATTAGCGTCAGCGGCGGCATCGTCGGAATTGTCATCGGCGCGGCGCTTTCGGTCGCCGTTTCGGCCATCACCGGATGGCCGGCGCCGATATCGATGACGGCGATTGCCGGCGGATTCCTGTTTTCGGCGGCGGTCGGCATCTTCTTTGGCTATTATCCGGCGCGCAAGGCCGCCCGGCTCGATCCGATCGAGGCGCTGCGATATGAGTGA
- the ppsA gene encoding phosphoenolpyruvate synthase produces MANYIRSFLEIGLDDVGLVGGKTASLGELYSALASQGVTVPNGFAITADAYRDALTQPGVADELHHLLDGLDKRKIKQLATTAAKARAVIYRAMDTAPIREQIAEAYRQLEREAGKGVAVAVRSSATAEDLPTASFAGQHESYLNVRGAKELFEACRRCFASIFTDRAISYRIDNGFDHFKVALSVAVMKMVRSDIGASGVIFTLDTESGFRDVVFVTGCYGLGETIVQGQVDPDEFYVHKPTLAQGFRRVLRRRLGGKQLRMIYGKRGGSHATLTRKVPDAERRKFCISDAEVLNLADFAVRIEAHYSKHAGRPMPMDIEWAKDGADGKLYIIQARPETVASQRSPDVYETYVLKGRGAVVVTGRAVGEKIAAGRTRRIAGARDLSNFKPGEILVAPATSPDWEPIMKIAAGIITDKGGRTCHAAIVARELGIPAVVGATHATEKLKTGTNVTISCAEGDIGSVYQGTVAFDVTRTPVSELKQPRTAIMVNVGTPEMAFRTAMQPQGGVGLARMEFIISEHIGVHPMALLKPGKIASAKAKAAIARLVQGYKTPADFFIERLSEGVGTIAAAFYPKPVIVRLSDFKTNEYASLLGGEAFEPKEENPMLGFRGASRYSHPAYAEGFALECAALRRVREEMGLSNLRIMVPFCRTAEEGKRVIATMAANGLKRGENELEIYVMCEIPNNVIQIDAFSQLFDGFSIGSNDLTQLTLGVDRDSDIVAFDFDERDPGMLEMFRLAVTGAKRNGRHVGICGEAPANYPEIARYLTQLGIDSISVNPSSVFRTMAAVVEAEAGPAKAGV; encoded by the coding sequence ATGGCAAACTATATCAGGTCTTTTCTCGAAATCGGACTGGACGACGTCGGGCTGGTCGGCGGCAAGACCGCCTCGCTCGGCGAGTTGTACTCGGCGCTCGCCTCGCAAGGGGTCACCGTGCCCAACGGCTTTGCCATCACGGCCGACGCCTATCGCGATGCGCTGACGCAACCCGGCGTCGCGGACGAGCTGCATCACCTGCTCGACGGCCTCGACAAGCGCAAGATCAAACAGCTGGCAACTACCGCTGCCAAGGCCCGCGCCGTCATCTACCGGGCGATGGATACGGCGCCGATCCGCGAGCAGATCGCGGAAGCCTATCGGCAGCTGGAACGGGAAGCCGGGAAAGGCGTCGCCGTCGCGGTGCGCAGTTCGGCGACGGCGGAAGACCTGCCGACCGCGAGCTTTGCCGGCCAGCATGAAAGCTACCTCAATGTGCGCGGCGCGAAGGAGCTGTTCGAGGCCTGCCGGCGCTGCTTTGCCTCGATTTTCACCGATCGCGCGATTTCCTACCGCATCGACAACGGCTTCGATCACTTCAAGGTCGCCCTCTCCGTTGCCGTGATGAAGATGGTCCGCTCGGATATCGGAGCCAGCGGCGTGATCTTCACGCTCGATACCGAATCCGGATTCCGCGATGTGGTGTTCGTCACCGGCTGTTACGGCCTCGGCGAAACCATCGTCCAGGGTCAGGTCGATCCCGACGAGTTCTATGTTCACAAGCCGACGCTGGCCCAGGGCTTTCGCCGGGTGCTGCGGCGGCGGCTCGGCGGCAAGCAGCTCCGCATGATCTACGGCAAACGCGGCGGCAGCCATGCGACGCTGACCCGGAAAGTACCGGACGCCGAGCGGCGGAAATTCTGCATTAGCGATGCCGAGGTGTTGAATCTGGCCGACTTTGCCGTACGGATCGAGGCGCATTATTCGAAGCATGCCGGCAGGCCGATGCCGATGGATATCGAATGGGCCAAGGACGGCGCCGACGGCAAGCTCTACATCATTCAGGCGCGGCCCGAGACGGTGGCCTCGCAGCGTTCGCCTGACGTCTACGAGACCTATGTGCTGAAGGGACGCGGCGCCGTCGTCGTCACCGGCCGCGCGGTCGGCGAAAAGATCGCCGCCGGCCGCACGCGCCGCATTGCAGGCGCGCGGGACCTCTCCAATTTCAAGCCGGGCGAGATCCTGGTCGCGCCGGCGACCAGTCCGGACTGGGAGCCGATCATGAAGATCGCGGCCGGCATCATCACCGACAAGGGCGGCCGCACCTGCCATGCGGCCATCGTGGCACGCGAGCTCGGCATTCCCGCCGTGGTGGGCGCGACCCACGCCACCGAGAAGCTGAAGACCGGAACCAATGTCACGATCTCCTGCGCCGAGGGCGACATTGGCAGCGTCTATCAGGGGACGGTGGCTTTCGACGTCACGCGCACGCCGGTGAGCGAGCTGAAGCAGCCGCGCACCGCGATCATGGTCAATGTCGGCACCCCCGAAATGGCTTTCCGGACCGCGATGCAGCCGCAAGGCGGCGTCGGCCTTGCCCGCATGGAGTTCATCATCAGCGAGCATATCGGCGTGCACCCGATGGCGCTGCTCAAGCCCGGCAAGATCGCCTCGGCCAAGGCGAAGGCCGCGATCGCCCGCCTGGTCCAGGGTTACAAGACTCCAGCCGATTTCTTCATCGAGAGGCTCTCGGAAGGCGTCGGCACCATTGCCGCGGCGTTCTATCCCAAGCCGGTGATCGTGCGTCTGTCCGACTTCAAGACCAATGAATATGCCAGCCTGCTCGGCGGCGAGGCGTTCGAGCCCAAGGAAGAGAACCCGATGCTGGGGTTCCGAGGTGCTTCCCGTTACAGCCACCCGGCCTACGCGGAAGGGTTTGCGCTGGAATGCGCTGCGCTGCGCCGGGTGCGCGAAGAGATGGGTCTTTCCAATCTGCGCATCATGGTGCCGTTCTGCCGGACTGCCGAGGAAGGCAAGCGCGTGATCGCGACGATGGCGGCCAATGGCCTCAAGCGCGGCGAGAACGAGCTGGAGATCTACGTGATGTGCGAGATTCCGAACAACGTCATTCAGATCGACGCATTCTCGCAATTATTCGACGGCTTTTCGATCGGCTCCAACGATCTTACCCAGCTGACGCTGGGGGTCGACCGCGATTCCGATATCGTCGCCTTCGATTTCGACGAACGCGATCCCGGCATGCTGGAGATGTTCAGACTGGCGGTGACGGGCGCCAAGCGCAACGGGCGGCACGTCGGCATCTGCGGCGAAGCGCCGGCAAATTACCCGGAGATCGCGCGTTACCTGACCCAGCTCGGCATAGATTCGATCAGCGTCAATCCATCGAGCGTGTTTCGCACCATGGCGGCAGTGGTCGAGGCCGAAGCGGGTCCGGCGAAGGCCGGGGTTTGA